Proteins encoded in a region of the Falco biarmicus isolate bFalBia1 chromosome W, bFalBia1.pri, whole genome shotgun sequence genome:
- the LOC130141922 gene encoding uncharacterized protein LOC130141922, producing MLKKLAKDYLLWEGYHARAGDECEEEEMAEIMHYELTATPISHSPEMLREEQCKKCQEKWWTHCKRGTPPRGVCSSCYKSERHLTDWALKRFGNKFPDWTPEQWFYFAFGINPEYYCYHPQERVPFVIDIVTVQCRREVKAVGCNEHMVKAKAWPAYAHRLTKCERHIPTRDSCCREDGNPRGWLQPSRRARQRRTYQRKEPTTWNAQATLAELPRDCIPTPGAKWVCSDIGVTPCLSLNVFNQSQFCVQVIIVPRLIYHTSEEVLRHFEGDLNRQKREPITVVTLATLLIAGGVGAGTGITSLVKSQELQSLQMAVDEDLAKIEQSIQNLATSVKSLSKVVLQNRRGLDLLFLKEGGLCVALNEECCSFADHTGVVQDTMSELRKRLDQRKKDREAGRSWYENWFNVSPWLTTLLSALAGPLIMLILGLIFGPCILRYILHFIKERFDIAKLLILTTRSGAKYKSVSINEDEDCCECVMPRENYAYCNCEVLPCECYDKCWDCGKRFACSAENESSV from the exons TGCAAAAAGTGTCAGGAAaaatggtggacacactgtAAGAGGGGAACTCCTCCTCGAGGAGTTTGTAGTTCTTGCTATAAAAGCGAGAGGCACCTGACCGATTGGGCCCTAAAACGATTTGGAAACAAATTTCCAGATTGGACTCCTGAACAGTGGTTCTATTTTGCATTCGGGATAAACCCTGAATATTATTGCTATCACCCTCAGGAAAGAGTACCATTTGTAATTGATATTGTCACAGTCCAATGTAGACGGGAAGTAAAAGCCGTAGGGTGCAATGAACATATGGTAAAGGCCAAAGCTTGGCCTGCTTATGCTCACCGTTTAACCAAGTGCGAAAGGCATATTCCCACCAGGGACTCctgctgccgagaagatggcAACCCCCGTggctggctgcaacccagtcGACGGGCGAGGCAGAGGAGAACCTACCAGAGGAAAGAGCCTACAACTTGGAATGCGCAAGCGACCCTGGCTGAACTCCCCCGGGACTG tatcccgacaccaggagctaaatgggtttgttcagacatcggagtaacgccttgcctatccctaaacgtgtttaatcaatctcagttttgcgtacaggtgattattgttcctcgtctgatctatcacacctctgaggaggtgctacgccactttgaaggagacctgaatagacaaaaacgagagccaattacagtggtaaccctagctacactACTGATAGCGGGTggagttggagcaggtacaggcataaCCTCCCTAGTAAAAagtcaggaattacaaagtttgcagatggctgtagaTGAGGATTTAGCGAAAATAGAACAATCTATCCaaaatttagccacttcagtaAAGTCTTTATCAaaagtagtgctgcaaaatagaagaggattagatctattgttcttaaaggaaggagggttatgtgtagctctcaatgaagaatgttgttcttttgctgaccatacgggagtagtccaggacaccatgtctgaactccggaaaaggttaGATCAACGTAAGAAAGATCgtgaggcgggcaggtcatggtatgaaaactggtttaatgtttcaccttggctaaccactttgttgtccgctttagcaggaccacttatcATGTTGATTTTGGGActtatatttgggccttgtatattacgctatattttacactttattaaagaacggtttgacatagctaaactgcttattttaactacgaggtCTGGGGCAAAATATAAGAGTGTAtctattaatgaggatgaagattgttgtgAATGCGttatgccacgtgagaactatgcctattgtaattgtgaggtattaccttgtgagtgttatgataaatgttgggattgtggaaaaaggtttgcttgcagtgccgagaatgaaagtagtgtttaa